The proteins below come from a single Limosilactobacillus reuteri genomic window:
- a CDS encoding MFS transporter, whose product MDQSIVRNGKSYSRFWFIFTLLVGTFTMSISQSSLSTAYPTLMNAFGISASTVQWLTTGFMLVMCVSMPISPWMLNNMSFKTMFIGALGLFDIGSLMIVLTPASWGINGFWFMMIGRAMEAFAVGVLFPSYQTVLLEITPKEERGSTMGIAGLVMGSALACGPIVSGIVLKFFSWKSLFILFMLVISAIILMAASGLIQDVMERHETNLDWLSVILLIGLIGTMYVVDQTGKKNPAWGINAGIFIISLIAVTWFCIRQLHLKHPLLELRVLKTFNYDLAILLTSISYIALIVTTIIFPLYYQGLLKVSPFVSGMALVPGAAFLSILNPLSGKLADKIGFKPTMLVGMFMIIIGWVAGLIVLNHLSLLGMILCAMVIEGGNAFVMMPAVTLGANALPDELVPHGTAVITTVRQVLGSAGVTISTLILTVATTNALQRGSSAQVASLHGYHLVFIGMIVTELIGLVLAFMLKNTNKEKSTK is encoded by the coding sequence ATGGATCAAAGTATCGTACGCAATGGAAAAAGTTATAGTCGCTTTTGGTTTATTTTTACTTTACTAGTTGGTACCTTTACGATGTCGATTAGTCAATCATCGTTGTCAACTGCCTATCCAACCTTAATGAACGCTTTTGGGATTTCAGCATCAACCGTTCAATGGCTGACGACTGGTTTTATGCTCGTAATGTGTGTCAGCATGCCAATTAGCCCGTGGATGCTCAATAATATGAGTTTTAAGACAATGTTCATTGGAGCACTGGGACTATTTGATATTGGATCCTTGATGATTGTTTTAACCCCCGCGTCTTGGGGAATTAATGGCTTCTGGTTTATGATGATTGGACGAGCCATGGAAGCATTTGCTGTCGGAGTTTTATTCCCATCATACCAAACTGTTTTGCTTGAGATTACGCCTAAAGAAGAGCGGGGATCAACAATGGGAATTGCTGGTTTGGTAATGGGATCCGCCCTTGCCTGTGGACCGATTGTTTCAGGAATTGTTCTAAAGTTTTTTAGCTGGAAGAGCCTTTTTATCCTCTTTATGCTTGTTATTTCGGCAATTATTTTAATGGCTGCTAGCGGACTGATCCAAGATGTAATGGAACGACATGAAACGAACCTTGATTGGCTATCAGTAATCTTACTAATTGGGTTAATTGGGACTATGTACGTTGTTGACCAAACTGGAAAAAAGAATCCTGCATGGGGAATAAATGCAGGGATCTTTATCATTAGTCTTATTGCGGTTACCTGGTTCTGCATTCGGCAGCTTCACCTCAAGCACCCGCTATTGGAATTACGGGTATTGAAGACTTTTAATTATGATTTAGCAATTCTTTTAACGTCGATTTCATATATTGCCTTAATTGTAACGACAATTATTTTCCCCCTTTATTATCAGGGATTATTAAAAGTTAGTCCATTTGTTTCTGGAATGGCCCTAGTGCCTGGCGCTGCTTTTCTTAGTATCCTGAATCCTTTGTCAGGAAAGTTAGCTGATAAAATTGGGTTTAAACCGACAATGCTGGTGGGAATGTTTATGATTATCATTGGTTGGGTTGCTGGATTAATCGTCCTCAATCATCTCAGCTTATTGGGAATGATCCTTTGCGCAATGGTGATTGAAGGTGGAAATGCCTTTGTAATGATGCCGGCCGTCACACTGGGAGCAAATGCCTTACCTGATGAATTAGTGCCTCACGGAACAGCTGTAATTACAACAGTCCGGCAAGTTCTCGGATCCGCGGGTGTTACTATTTCAACACTGATCTTAACGGTTGCTACTACAAATGCACTTCAACGGGGAAGTTCGGCGCAAGTCGCTTCCCTTCACGGCTATCATTTAGTATTTATTGGCATGATCGTCACTGAATTGATTGGTCTCGTACTAGCATTTATGCTAAAAAATACTAATAAGGAAAAAAGTACAAAATAA
- a CDS encoding VanZ family protein, whose amino-acid sequence MYALVHWIPFFIYFFAGSVLVTHNHLWEKFPNFSQHITIATFFIYLTAIDWLCLTPSMFNFSSANKLLFYFHGVPFNIIPLQGLSQEFFLNIVMTLPLGVYLYLINHQMPFSRAILYGFFFSLFIEYNQFVCDLLFHIGRLADVDDLISNTIGTTIGFAVMIILDQTIFHQAIKQFMLVGGKSDKLNN is encoded by the coding sequence TTGTACGCATTAGTTCACTGGATCCCATTTTTTATTTATTTTTTTGCAGGGTCTGTCCTTGTCACCCATAATCACCTTTGGGAAAAATTTCCTAACTTCAGCCAGCATATTACAATTGCAACCTTTTTTATCTATTTAACTGCTATCGACTGGCTCTGCCTAACCCCTTCAATGTTTAATTTTAGTTCTGCTAATAAACTTTTATTTTACTTTCACGGCGTACCATTTAATATCATCCCCCTCCAAGGACTCAGCCAAGAATTTTTCTTAAACATTGTGATGACTTTGCCACTAGGAGTTTATCTTTATTTAATTAATCACCAAATGCCCTTCAGTCGTGCTATTCTCTATGGCTTTTTCTTCAGCTTATTTATCGAGTATAACCAATTTGTTTGCGACCTTCTTTTCCATATTGGAAGGCTTGCCGATGTGGATGATTTGATTAGCAATACCATCGGAACTACAATTGGTTTTGCAGTAATGATCATACTTGATCAAACAATTTTTCATCAAGCTATTAAACAATTTATGCTAGTGGGTGGAAAATCTGATAAACTGAATAACTGA
- a CDS encoding DNA-3-methyladenine glycosylase I, whose amino-acid sequence MTLKRPQWANATPEMQDYYDHYWGFPVHDDQQLFAMLSLELFQAGLTWQTIWRRREAFNQAFDNFNIEKVASFTDEDINRLCEDETIIRNRLKILAVINNAQVILKLRKTGKTFDNYVWRFVDDQPQDLELTTDIELAPKTPASEEIAKQMRKDGFKFVGPTIIYSFMTAVGMVNARLK is encoded by the coding sequence ATGACACTTAAACGACCACAATGGGCAAATGCGACACCAGAAATGCAAGACTATTATGATCACTACTGGGGATTTCCAGTTCATGATGACCAGCAGTTATTTGCAATGCTATCTTTAGAATTATTTCAGGCTGGTTTAACTTGGCAGACAATCTGGCGGCGACGGGAAGCATTTAATCAGGCATTCGATAACTTTAATATTGAAAAAGTGGCATCATTTACCGATGAAGATATTAATCGATTATGCGAGGATGAAACTATTATTCGTAATCGTCTTAAAATATTAGCGGTAATTAATAATGCACAAGTGATTTTAAAATTACGGAAAACGGGAAAGACGTTTGATAATTATGTGTGGCGCTTTGTTGATGATCAGCCTCAAGACTTGGAGTTAACTACCGATATTGAATTAGCTCCTAAAACGCCTGCTTCGGAAGAAATAGCCAAACAAATGCGGAAGGATGGATTTAAATTTGTTGGTCCGACAATTATTTACTCTTTCATGACAGCGGTGGGGATGGTCAATGCCCGTTTAAAGTAA
- a CDS encoding type II toxin-antitoxin system HicB family antitoxin → MEIVSYPAIFTPKDNEIQVDFPDLPEAFTQGKTMDEAMDFAKLGLAITLNDKLGHFEEAPSVSSLEVLKQQHPDQIIKMVTVDLEQY, encoded by the coding sequence ATGGAAATAGTGAGTTATCCAGCAATTTTTACCCCGAAAGATAATGAAATTCAAGTTGATTTCCCAGATTTGCCGGAAGCATTTACCCAGGGGAAAACAATGGATGAGGCGATGGATTTTGCTAAATTGGGCTTAGCAATTACCCTTAATGATAAACTCGGCCACTTTGAAGAAGCCCCTTCCGTAAGCTCATTAGAGGTGTTAAAGCAACAACATCCAGATCAAATCATTAAAATGGTAACTGTCGATTTGGAACAATACTAG
- a CDS encoding Fur family transcriptional regulator: MAEAEFDRALDHLRENKVRLTPQRKTILNYLINHHTHPSVEMIYDDLKDTVDNISMATVYNTLKLFVDYNLVIELKNGDGSTHFDYFGHPHYHVVCDNCGKISDVFDEHFTAITKELTVMTHEKTGYLVTGNNIEVHGICPECQRKLHLNR, translated from the coding sequence ATGGCAGAAGCAGAATTTGATCGAGCTCTTGACCATCTCCGTGAAAACAAGGTTCGTCTTACTCCCCAACGGAAAACTATCTTAAATTACTTAATCAATCATCATACTCATCCAAGTGTCGAAATGATTTATGATGACCTTAAAGACACAGTTGACAATATCAGTATGGCAACTGTTTACAATACTCTAAAACTCTTCGTTGATTATAATCTCGTAATTGAGCTAAAAAATGGAGACGGCAGTACCCACTTTGATTATTTCGGCCACCCGCATTATCATGTCGTCTGCGATAATTGTGGTAAGATTTCTGATGTTTTTGATGAACATTTTACTGCAATCACGAAAGAATTAACGGTTATGACTCATGAAAAGACTGGCTATCTAGTTACAGGAAATAACATCGAAGTCCATGGCATTTGTCCCGAGTGTCAACGTAAATTACATTTGAATCGTTAG
- a CDS encoding polysaccharide biosynthesis protein gives MEENKVNDLSSTAVKKDSRTKMITGSAWMTAGSITSRILGALYIIPWVTWLGAYSNEANALYAQGYNIYNMFLVIATAGIPSAISKMVAHYNGINQYGVSRRLYHSGMYVAMAMGVICTTVMMFGARLMDNGDPNMIPVIRSLAWAILIIPGMSITRGFLQGYNWMAPSAISQFVEQLFRVIYMLAATYFIMKIQNGNWVSAVSQSTFAAFIGAIGAVIVLGIAWMRHQREMNDLVAQGEVNTEVSTQTLIFKIIYQSIPFIIIESGVTIFQLIDQYTFKRMMPLVGHFTKYQMDVTYALFAFNANKLYMIVISLASALAATVIPLLATARAQNDQEDMRKQIQNVLLLFYFVMIPAALGLSAVAQQIYTVFYRYDAAGVVVLQFAAYISIMLGLYTVAAAMMQGISENKKMMMFLAIGIVIKFILQFPCIWIFEGLGPLVSTGISMFVINYLILHSFNMEFHLRFDKMALPTNQILAYSLVMFAGAKIVMLIIGHFVSPYGRYTAFFSLIPGVIVGAGIYLYLCLKSRLADQLLGPRVARLRIILHIK, from the coding sequence ATGGAAGAAAATAAAGTAAATGATTTGAGCAGCACCGCAGTTAAAAAAGATTCGCGAACAAAAATGATTACAGGATCAGCTTGGATGACAGCTGGTAGTATTACTTCGCGGATCTTAGGGGCGCTGTACATTATTCCGTGGGTTACATGGTTAGGAGCTTACAGCAACGAAGCGAATGCCTTATATGCTCAGGGGTACAATATTTATAATATGTTTTTAGTGATTGCAACGGCGGGAATTCCTTCTGCAATTTCTAAAATGGTCGCGCATTATAACGGAATAAATCAGTATGGGGTTAGTCGCCGACTGTATCATTCTGGAATGTACGTTGCAATGGCAATGGGTGTAATTTGTACAACGGTGATGATGTTTGGGGCTCGTTTAATGGATAATGGGGATCCAAATATGATTCCGGTTATTCGCTCATTAGCTTGGGCTATTTTGATTATTCCGGGGATGTCGATTACCCGAGGATTTTTACAAGGCTATAACTGGATGGCACCATCAGCAATTTCACAATTTGTTGAACAGCTTTTCCGGGTTATTTATATGTTGGCTGCAACGTATTTCATTATGAAGATTCAAAATGGCAATTGGGTTAGTGCCGTTTCCCAATCAACATTTGCGGCCTTTATTGGGGCAATCGGTGCAGTGATCGTCTTAGGGATTGCCTGGATGCGTCACCAACGCGAAATGAATGACTTAGTGGCACAAGGTGAAGTAAATACTGAAGTTTCAACCCAAACATTAATTTTTAAGATTATTTATCAGTCAATTCCGTTCATCATTATTGAATCAGGGGTAACGATTTTCCAATTAATTGATCAATATACTTTTAAACGGATGATGCCATTAGTCGGTCACTTTACTAAGTATCAGATGGATGTTACTTATGCATTGTTTGCGTTTAATGCCAATAAGCTTTACATGATTGTTATTTCATTGGCTTCTGCATTAGCCGCAACAGTTATTCCTTTGCTTGCGACAGCCCGGGCTCAGAACGATCAAGAGGATATGCGAAAACAGATTCAAAATGTTCTCTTGTTATTCTATTTCGTGATGATTCCGGCAGCCCTTGGATTATCCGCGGTTGCTCAGCAAATCTACACCGTCTTTTACCGTTATGATGCGGCAGGGGTCGTAGTACTGCAATTTGCGGCTTACATTTCGATTATGTTAGGCTTGTATACTGTAGCCGCAGCAATGATGCAGGGGATTTCTGAGAATAAGAAGATGATGATGTTCTTAGCCATTGGAATCGTAATTAAGTTTATCCTCCAGTTCCCTTGTATTTGGATTTTTGAAGGATTAGGACCACTGGTTTCAACCGGGATTTCAATGTTTGTGATTAACTATTTAATCTTGCATTCCTTTAACATGGAATTCCACCTACGTTTTGATAAGATGGCCCTGCCAACTAACCAGATTTTGGCTTACTCCTTAGTGATGTTTGCCGGGGCAAAGATTGTAATGTTAATCATTGGCCATTTTGTTAGTCCGTATGGGCGTTACACTGCTTTCTTCTCCTTGATTCCGGGGGTAATAGTCGGAGCTGGAATTTATCTCTATCTCTGCTTAAAGTCACGATTAGCCGACCAGCTATTGGGACCACGAGTAGCAAGATTACGAATAATTTTACACATTAAATAA
- the leuS gene encoding leucine--tRNA ligase codes for MAYDHKTIEKKWQKFWKKNGTFKADLNKDQKKYYALDMFPYPSGQGLHVGHPEGYTATDVMSRMKRMQGFNVLHPMGWDAFGLPAEQYALKTGHNPKDFTNKNIDHFRDQIQSLGFSYDWDREVNTTDPKFYKWTQWIFEQLYKKGLAYESEIMVNWAPDFMGGTVVANEEVEDGKTKRGGYPVYRKPMRQWVLKITAYADRLIDDLDLVDWPESVKEMQRNWIGRSEGASVFFPVVGDEDTKIEVFTTRADTLFGASYVVLAPEQELVDQLTTPEHKAEVEKYKEEASRRSDLERTDLNKDKTGVFTGSYVINPVNGEKLPIWISDYVLASYGTGAVMAVPSGDQRDYDFATKFDLPIKPVIEGTDVSEGAFDGDGKHINSGFLDGLNIADAKQKMIDWLEEHDAGHKKVNYRLRDWIFSRQRYWGEPIPVIHWDDGTTSLVPEDELPLELPKTDNIEPSGTGESPLANVEDWVNVYDENGRHGLRETNTMPQWAGSSWYWLRYTDPHNDKEFASKEALDYWSPVDLYVGGAEHAVLHLLYARFWHKVLYDLGLVPTKEPFMKLVNQGMILGSNHEKMSKSKGNVVNPDDIVDQYGADTLRLYEMFMGPLEESVPWDEKGLHGANKWVQRVWRLLMDDNNHLRDRVSTFNDGKLTKVYNQTVKKVTEDYERMHFNTAISQLMVFVNEAYKVDDLPVEYMKGFVKMIAPIMPHMAEELWSQFGESDTITYQSWPTYDPKALVEDEVEMIVQVNGKVRAKIKMAKDTDRDEAQQLALANEHVKKFTDGKDIKKVIVVPNKIVNIVAK; via the coding sequence ATGGCTTACGATCATAAGACGATTGAAAAAAAGTGGCAAAAGTTTTGGAAAAAGAATGGAACTTTTAAAGCAGACCTTAATAAGGATCAAAAGAAGTACTATGCACTAGACATGTTCCCATATCCATCTGGTCAAGGACTCCACGTTGGTCACCCAGAAGGCTATACCGCTACGGATGTAATGTCACGGATGAAGCGAATGCAAGGATTTAATGTCTTACATCCAATGGGGTGGGATGCATTCGGTTTACCAGCTGAACAATATGCATTAAAGACTGGCCATAACCCTAAGGACTTTACGAACAAAAATATTGATCATTTCCGTGACCAAATCCAATCACTTGGATTCTCATATGACTGGGATCGTGAAGTAAATACAACTGATCCTAAGTTCTACAAGTGGACTCAATGGATTTTTGAACAGCTCTACAAGAAGGGGCTTGCTTACGAAAGTGAAATTATGGTTAACTGGGCCCCTGATTTTATGGGTGGAACAGTTGTTGCCAACGAAGAGGTTGAAGATGGCAAGACTAAACGTGGTGGCTACCCCGTTTACCGTAAGCCAATGCGTCAATGGGTTTTAAAGATTACTGCTTATGCGGACCGTTTGATTGATGACCTTGACCTTGTTGACTGGCCAGAAAGCGTTAAAGAAATGCAACGTAACTGGATCGGTCGTTCAGAAGGTGCTTCAGTATTTTTCCCAGTTGTGGGGGATGAAGATACTAAGATTGAAGTATTTACGACGCGGGCAGATACGCTCTTTGGTGCTTCTTATGTTGTTCTTGCTCCCGAGCAAGAATTAGTTGACCAATTGACAACACCAGAACACAAGGCGGAAGTTGAAAAGTACAAGGAAGAAGCGTCACGGCGGTCTGATCTTGAGCGGACTGACTTAAACAAGGACAAGACTGGTGTATTTACTGGTTCTTACGTTATTAATCCAGTTAACGGTGAAAAACTACCAATTTGGATTAGTGATTACGTGCTTGCTTCATATGGAACTGGAGCAGTAATGGCTGTTCCTTCCGGAGATCAACGTGATTATGACTTTGCTACTAAGTTTGACTTGCCAATTAAGCCTGTTATTGAAGGAACAGATGTGTCAGAAGGTGCTTTTGATGGTGACGGTAAGCACATTAATTCTGGTTTCCTTGATGGCTTGAACATTGCTGATGCAAAGCAAAAGATGATCGATTGGCTTGAAGAACACGATGCTGGTCATAAGAAAGTTAACTACCGTCTTCGTGATTGGATCTTCAGTCGGCAACGTTACTGGGGTGAACCAATTCCAGTTATCCACTGGGATGATGGGACAACCTCATTAGTTCCAGAAGATGAACTTCCACTTGAATTACCAAAGACTGATAACATCGAGCCATCAGGAACTGGTGAAAGTCCATTAGCAAATGTTGAAGATTGGGTTAACGTTTATGACGAAAATGGTCGTCATGGTCTTCGTGAGACTAACACCATGCCACAATGGGCCGGTTCATCATGGTACTGGCTCCGGTACACTGATCCTCATAATGACAAGGAATTTGCCTCAAAAGAAGCTCTTGATTACTGGTCACCAGTTGATCTCTATGTTGGTGGAGCTGAACACGCTGTTCTTCACTTGCTCTATGCTCGATTCTGGCATAAGGTTCTTTATGACCTCGGTCTCGTACCAACTAAAGAACCATTCATGAAGCTTGTTAACCAGGGGATGATTCTTGGTTCAAACCATGAAAAGATGTCGAAGTCCAAAGGTAATGTTGTTAACCCTGATGACATTGTTGACCAATATGGGGCTGATACTTTACGTCTTTACGAAATGTTCATGGGACCACTTGAAGAATCAGTACCTTGGGATGAAAAAGGACTTCATGGTGCTAATAAGTGGGTTCAACGTGTATGGCGGTTGTTGATGGATGATAATAACCACCTCCGTGACCGGGTATCCACTTTCAATGATGGTAAGCTTACCAAGGTTTACAATCAAACTGTTAAGAAGGTTACCGAAGACTACGAACGGATGCACTTCAACACGGCTATTTCTCAATTGATGGTCTTTGTAAACGAAGCCTACAAGGTTGATGATTTACCAGTTGAATACATGAAAGGCTTTGTAAAGATGATTGCACCAATCATGCCTCACATGGCTGAAGAACTCTGGAGTCAATTCGGTGAGAGTGATACAATCACTTACCAATCATGGCCAACTTACGATCCAAAAGCTTTAGTTGAAGATGAAGTTGAAATGATCGTCCAGGTTAACGGTAAGGTACGGGCTAAGATTAAGATGGCCAAGGATACTGACCGCGATGAAGCACAACAACTTGCTTTAGCAAACGAACATGTTAAGAAGTTTACTGACGGCAAGGATATTAAGAAAGTCATTGTTGTCCCTAACAAGATCGTTAACATTGTTGCAAAATAG
- a CDS encoding NAD(P)H-hydrate dehydratase → MKKLTDQILKDVITPRPENSFKGTFGKVTLIGGNRNFGGAIIMASTAAVCAGAGLVTTATDEINASALHAQLPEAMFADFTDDALVADLIKAATSVVVGPGLGNDETSLRILKNVFAHTTEKQNVIIDGSAITLMAMEKLEQPQGNIIYTPHEMEWQRLSGIKIGDQTEDKNKEAQEKLSATVVLKKHHTEIYTDDQVYQLPIGTPAQAVGGMGDTLAGMVGGFTAEFNEKADKAVLAAVYAHSAIAEKIAESQYIVLPHQISRALPAFMKKMEGMNEDHHIGFLN, encoded by the coding sequence GTGAAAAAACTTACTGACCAAATCTTAAAGGATGTTATTACTCCCCGTCCTGAAAACAGTTTTAAGGGTACTTTTGGTAAAGTTACCCTTATCGGCGGCAATCGTAATTTTGGTGGCGCAATTATCATGGCATCAACCGCGGCCGTCTGTGCTGGAGCTGGGCTTGTAACAACTGCCACTGATGAAATCAACGCTAGTGCCCTCCATGCGCAGTTGCCAGAAGCGATGTTCGCTGATTTTACTGATGATGCCCTAGTTGCTGACCTTATTAAAGCTGCTACCAGTGTGGTCGTTGGGCCAGGCCTCGGAAATGATGAAACAAGTTTACGAATTTTGAAGAATGTTTTTGCTCATACAACCGAGAAACAAAATGTGATCATTGATGGGTCGGCAATTACCCTGATGGCGATGGAAAAGCTTGAACAGCCACAAGGAAATATCATTTACACTCCACATGAAATGGAATGGCAACGACTCTCTGGAATTAAAATTGGCGATCAAACTGAAGATAAGAACAAGGAAGCCCAAGAAAAACTTAGTGCTACCGTTGTCTTAAAGAAGCACCACACAGAAATTTATACTGATGACCAAGTATATCAACTGCCAATCGGTACCCCCGCCCAAGCAGTTGGTGGAATGGGTGATACTCTTGCTGGAATGGTTGGAGGTTTCACTGCTGAATTTAACGAGAAGGCAGATAAAGCCGTCCTCGCTGCCGTTTATGCGCACAGTGCGATTGCGGAAAAGATCGCCGAAAGCCAATACATCGTCCTTCCCCACCAAATTAGCCGTGCTCTCCCAGCCTTCATGAAAAAGATGGAGGGGATGAATGAAGATCACCATATTGGATTTTTGAATTAA
- the metK gene encoding methionine adenosyltransferase: MAERHLFTSESVSEGHPDKIADQISDAILDELLKKDPDSRVAVETSVTTGLVLVFGEVSTKAYVNIQQIVRDTIRKIGYTDGKYGFDADNCAVITAIDEQSPDIAQGVDDSLETREGEADPLDKIGAGDQGLMFGYATDETPEYMPLTLVLSHKLMRKIAQLRKDGVISYLRPDAKAEVTVEYDENDKPLRVDTVVLSTQHDPEVSLDQIKKDIKEQVIEAVIPAKYLDDQTKYFINPTGRFVIGGPQGDAGLTGRKIIVDTYGGAAHHGGGAFSGKDATKVDRSASYAARYIAKNIVAAGYAKKAEIQVAYAIGVAEPVSIMINTYGTGTRSEEELIAAVRKVFDLRPAGIIEMLDLKRPIYKQTAAYGHFGRTDVDLPWEHLDKVDELKEILG; encoded by the coding sequence ATGGCAGAACGACATTTATTTACATCCGAATCAGTATCAGAAGGACATCCAGATAAGATTGCTGACCAAATCAGTGACGCGATCTTAGATGAATTGCTTAAGAAGGATCCTGATTCACGGGTTGCAGTTGAAACCTCAGTTACTACTGGACTAGTATTAGTCTTTGGTGAAGTTTCTACTAAGGCCTACGTTAATATCCAACAGATTGTGCGGGACACAATTCGTAAGATTGGTTATACAGATGGTAAGTACGGTTTCGATGCTGATAATTGTGCTGTTATCACTGCAATCGATGAACAATCACCGGACATTGCGCAAGGGGTTGATGACTCCTTAGAAACGCGTGAAGGTGAAGCTGATCCGCTTGATAAGATTGGTGCCGGTGACCAAGGATTGATGTTTGGTTACGCTACTGACGAAACACCTGAATATATGCCATTAACATTGGTTTTAAGCCATAAGTTAATGCGTAAGATTGCTCAACTACGTAAGGATGGCGTTATCTCTTACCTTCGTCCGGATGCAAAGGCCGAAGTAACTGTAGAATACGATGAGAATGACAAGCCGTTACGTGTTGACACCGTTGTTTTAAGTACTCAGCATGATCCAGAGGTTTCGCTTGATCAAATCAAGAAAGATATTAAAGAACAAGTCATTGAAGCGGTTATTCCAGCTAAGTACCTTGATGATCAAACTAAGTACTTCATTAATCCAACAGGTCGCTTTGTAATCGGTGGACCGCAAGGGGATGCCGGCTTAACAGGACGGAAGATTATTGTTGATACTTATGGTGGGGCTGCCCATCACGGTGGTGGAGCCTTTTCTGGAAAGGATGCTACTAAGGTTGACCGTTCTGCTAGTTATGCTGCTCGTTACATTGCTAAAAACATTGTTGCAGCGGGCTATGCTAAGAAGGCCGAAATTCAAGTTGCTTATGCCATTGGTGTAGCAGAACCAGTATCGATCATGATTAATACTTATGGTACCGGTACCCGTTCAGAAGAAGAATTAATTGCCGCTGTTCGAAAAGTGTTTGATTTACGTCCAGCTGGAATTATTGAAATGCTCGACTTGAAGCGGCCAATTTACAAGCAAACTGCTGCTTATGGTCACTTTGGTCGAACTGATGTGGACTTACCATGGGAACACCTTGATAAAGTTGATGAATTAAAAGAAATTTTAGGCTAA
- a CDS encoding amino acid permease, which produces MAEKQEFTRKLKSRHIQLMALGGTIGTGLFLGSGKAIHAAGPAILLAYLITGIICFGIMRALGELLLSDLHYHSFMDAIRDYLGNRVSFVMGWAYWVCWLALAMAEVTAIGLYFQLWFPQVPQWLPGLITLLILLGLNLMTVSTFGELEFWFALIKILAIVILIAVGVILVLLHFHSASGYLATPANLVNDGGFFATGTKGFMLSFQMVVFAFVGIEMVGVTAAEAENPKVVIPKAINGIPVRIMLFYIGALAVIMCIYPWSKLSPSNSPFVLVFRDIGLPGAASIVNFVVITAAASACNSSLYTTGRMLAELTSTAHRPVIRKISRLSKRSVPATAVIISAVVIGIAAILNLVMPEGVFTFVSSIATTSFLFVWAAIILAHLKYIRQHPQSRTFKMPGAPFTDYVILVFLFIVLIVLCMEKQTLIALILTLAWFAILAVASLTQKKA; this is translated from the coding sequence ATGGCAGAAAAACAAGAATTTACGCGTAAACTTAAAAGTCGTCATATTCAATTAATGGCGCTTGGTGGAACGATTGGGACGGGATTATTTCTCGGATCGGGGAAGGCAATTCATGCTGCTGGTCCAGCAATCCTTTTAGCATATTTAATTACTGGGATTATTTGTTTTGGAATTATGCGGGCCCTCGGAGAGTTGCTTCTTTCCGATTTACATTATCATTCGTTTATGGATGCAATTCGTGATTATCTTGGTAATCGCGTGAGTTTCGTAATGGGTTGGGCCTATTGGGTGTGTTGGCTAGCATTGGCAATGGCCGAAGTTACCGCCATTGGCTTATATTTTCAACTATGGTTTCCTCAAGTTCCCCAATGGTTACCTGGATTAATAACTCTCCTAATTTTATTGGGATTAAATCTAATGACTGTTAGTACGTTTGGTGAACTCGAATTTTGGTTTGCCCTTATTAAAATTTTGGCAATTGTTATTTTAATTGCCGTTGGTGTCATTTTAGTTTTACTTCATTTTCATTCGGCAAGCGGCTATCTCGCTACTCCTGCTAATTTAGTTAATGATGGGGGCTTTTTTGCTACCGGGACAAAGGGCTTCATGCTTTCTTTTCAAATGGTTGTATTTGCCTTTGTTGGAATTGAAATGGTAGGGGTGACAGCGGCTGAGGCAGAGAATCCTAAAGTTGTTATTCCTAAGGCAATTAATGGTATTCCTGTTCGAATTATGCTCTTTTATATCGGTGCTTTGGCTGTCATTATGTGCATTTATCCGTGGAGTAAACTTTCACCAAGCAATAGTCCGTTTGTCCTTGTTTTTCGCGACATCGGTCTTCCGGGGGCTGCTAGTATCGTTAATTTTGTAGTAATTACTGCTGCGGCTTCTGCTTGTAATAGTTCTCTATATACAACTGGTCGGATGCTAGCTGAGTTAACCTCTACTGCTCATCGGCCTGTTATCCGTAAGATTAGTCGCTTATCTAAGCGGTCGGTGCCTGCAACAGCGGTTATTATTTCTGCAGTCGTTATTGGAATTGCCGCTATCTTAAACTTAGTAATGCCAGAAGGAGTTTTTACTTTTGTTTCCAGTATTGCTACCACGAGTTTTCTCTTTGTATGGGCTGCTATCATCTTGGCACATTTAAAATATATTCGTCAGCATCCGCAATCAAGGACTTTTAAGATGCCAGGCGCACCTTTTACTGACTATGTTATTTTAGTTTTTCTTTTTATTGTGCTAATTGTTTTATGTATGGAGAAACAAACTTTAATTGCGCTTATACTAACTTTAGCTTGGTTTGCAATTCTTGCCGTTGCTTCGTTAACACAAAAGAAAGCATAA